One Formosa agariphila KMM 3901 genomic window, ATGTTAAGGTTGTAGCATTAAGTGTTGATGGTGTAGAATCGCATAAAGGTTGGGTTAAGGATATTAACGAAACTCAGCACACCACTGTTAATTTTCCAATTATTGCAGATGAAGACCATAACGTGTCGGACTTGTATGATATGATTCATCCTAATGCGAATAATAATTTAACTGTACGTTCGGTATTTATAATTGATCCAGACAAAAAAGTAAAACTTATTATTACTTATCCAGCATCTACAGGTCGTAATTTCGATGAATTGTTACGTGTAATAGATTCGTTACAATTAACAGCGTATCATAAAGTGGCAACGCCTGCAAACTGGAAAAGTGGAGAGGATTGCGTCGTTTCTCCGAGTATAGAAACTAAAGATATTCCAAATCATTTCCCGAAAGGATTTAAAGAAGTTAAGCCGTATTTAAGAATGACACCGCAACCAGATTTAAAATAAATTTAAATCTTTTTAAAATTATATTAATTCCTATTGTATAAAAAAAGCTTTTAATATATATTTGCGTTAATTATAATATAGACACACACCAATTATGTTCGAATTCGACCAATATTTAGGCTTTTTAGCGTTTTTAACAATTTTAACCATAGGATTTTGGTTAATGGTATTTTTATTAACCTTCGTTGTTCCTTATTGGATTGGTGGAGCTTTATTAGAACGTTTTCAAGAAATAAAAGAAGAAAAGAAAGCAAAAAGAGAAGCGCTTTAATTTCTATACAATATTCATCAAAAAAAGGAAGCTAAATTTTAGCTTCCTTTTTTTATGCGTTATAGTTTAAAATTATTTAAACATATCCATTCCAGGAATATCTGGCATACCGTCTTTAGCTACAGCACCTAATTCAGCTTCATTTATTTTAGTTGCCTTTTCAATAGCTCTATTTAGTGTTAATATTAAATAATCTTCAAGCTGTTCTTTATCTTCAAGTAACGATTCGTCTACCTCAATAGACTTAATTTCTCTATTTGCAGTTAATGTAACTTTCAATTTACCGTCGTTGCTTTGCTCATCAACTAAAACCGTATTTAAACGCTTTTTAGTATCTTCAACTTTCTGTTGGGTTTCTTTTAATTTACCCATCATGCCCATTAGGTCTCCAAACATATTTTTAATATTTTAAAATTCAATACAAAATTATTTAATTTTTATACTTTTGAAAGTTAAAATCAAGAATAAATTATAAACATTTGAAAAAAGAAATTCAACCACCAATAGCAAAAAAGAATCCAGAAAAATTGATTGCTCATAACGATGTGAGAATCGATAATTACTTTTGGTTAAACGATAGAGAAAATGAAGACGTTATTGCGTATTTGAATGCCGAGAATGATTATACCAAGCATAAAATGGCACATACCGAACAATTTCAAAAGGATTTGTTCGAAGAAATGAAATCTAGAATTAAAGAAGACGATGAGTCGGTGCCTTACAAACTTAATGGGTATTGGTATATTACCCGTTATGAAAAAGGTAAAGATTATCCTATTTATACACGAAAGAAAGATACATTAGGAGCAGAAGAAGAAGTTCTTTTCGACTGTAATGAAATGGCTAAGGGGTTTTCTTATTTTAAATTAGGAGGAATTTCAATAAGTGAAGACAATACTCTAGCTGCTTTTTCTACAGATACGGTTAGCCGTAGACAATATACACTTCAAATTAAAAACCTGATAACAGGTGAAGTTTACGACGACCAAATATTAAATACGACAGGAAGTGCCACGTGGGCGAACGATAATAAAACCATTTTTTACACACGTAAAGATGAAGTTACACTGCGATCGGACAAAGTTTATAAACATAAATTACACGAAAATATAGAGGATGTTGAAGTGTTTCATGAAGCAGATGAAACCTATAATACGTTTGTTTATAAAACAAAATCGCATAAGTTTTTAGTTATTGGCTCGGCGAGTACCTTAACTTCTGAATACAGATTTGTTAATGCAAATACACCAGACGAAGAATTTAAAATATTTCAAGAACGTGTTCGAGAACTCGATTACGCCATTGCGCATTATAAGGATAGTTTTTATGTTATTACAAATGCAGATGGTGCAACTAATTTTAAACTTCTAAAAACAGACGAAATTCATACAGAAAAAAGGCATTGGAAAGAAGTTTTACCGCATCGTAAAGATGTTTTACTTGAAGATATAGAAATCTTTAAAGATTACTTAGTAGTTAGTGAACGAGAAAATGGTTTAAATAAAATAAGAATTATTAGTTGGGATGGTAACGAGGATTATTATTTACCATTCGATAGTGAAACGTATACCGCAAATACGGGAAGTAATCCCGATTTCGATAGTGAGTTTCTACGTTATAGCTACAATTCGTTAACCACACCAAGTTCAGTAATCGATTATAATTTTAAAACAAAAGCCAAAGTTGTAAAGAAAGAACAAGAGGTGTTAAGCGACACATTTAATAAAGATAATTATACCTCTGAACGTATTTGGGCAACAGCTCGAGACGGTGTTAAAGTTCCGGTGTCTTTAGTTTATAAAAAAGGATTAAAATTGAACGGAGAAAATCCGTTATTGCTTTATGCGTACGGCTCTTATGGTTCTACAATAGACCCCTATTTTTCAACTGTTA contains:
- a CDS encoding S9 family peptidase, which translates into the protein MKKEIQPPIAKKNPEKLIAHNDVRIDNYFWLNDRENEDVIAYLNAENDYTKHKMAHTEQFQKDLFEEMKSRIKEDDESVPYKLNGYWYITRYEKGKDYPIYTRKKDTLGAEEEVLFDCNEMAKGFSYFKLGGISISEDNTLAAFSTDTVSRRQYTLQIKNLITGEVYDDQILNTTGSATWANDNKTIFYTRKDEVTLRSDKVYKHKLHENIEDVEVFHEADETYNTFVYKTKSHKFLVIGSASTLTSEYRFVNANTPDEEFKIFQERVRELDYAIAHYKDSFYVITNADGATNFKLLKTDEIHTEKRHWKEVLPHRKDVLLEDIEIFKDYLVVSERENGLNKIRIISWDGNEDYYLPFDSETYTANTGSNPDFDSEFLRYSYNSLTTPSSVIDYNFKTKAKVVKKEQEVLSDTFNKDNYTSERIWATARDGVKVPVSLVYKKGLKLNGENPLLLYAYGSYGSTIDPYFSTVRLSLLDRGFIYAIAHIRGGEYLGRDWYENGKLLTKLNTFHDFIDCTKHLIKENYTTEKHMYAYGGSAGGLLMGAIINMNPELYNGVLAAVPFVDVVTTMLDDTIPLTTGEYDEWGNPNEEAYYHYMKSYSPYDNVEAKEYPNMLVTTGLHDSQVQYWEPAKWVAKLRDVKTDDNLLLFQTDMDAGHGGASGRFESLKEVALEYVFLLELEGITS
- a CDS encoding YbaB/EbfC family nucleoid-associated protein; this encodes MFGDLMGMMGKLKETQQKVEDTKKRLNTVLVDEQSNDGKLKVTLTANREIKSIEVDESLLEDKEQLEDYLILTLNRAIEKATKINEAELGAVAKDGMPDIPGMDMFK
- a CDS encoding peroxiredoxin, which translates into the protein MATIRLGDEAPNFTAKSTEGDLNFHEWLGDSWGILFSHPADYTPVCTTELGTVAKYKDEFDKRNVKVVALSVDGVESHKGWVKDINETQHTTVNFPIIADEDHNVSDLYDMIHPNANNNLTVRSVFIIDPDKKVKLIITYPASTGRNFDELLRVIDSLQLTAYHKVATPANWKSGEDCVVSPSIETKDIPNHFPKGFKEVKPYLRMTPQPDLK